The Spirosoma radiotolerans genome has a window encoding:
- a CDS encoding beta propeller repeat protein — MKTLLFCGLLLGILSCEKPESDTVSPEYNDWYTVKSPIDREIQGVWGDYNKTLLITTVDRLFRSTDQGKNWQQVYRQSLGMFGVVEHQDTLFTLNGLLNSRYLINADNFSIDDGKTWQQYTRRNPIFEPSSATSTFAINPVTASTGISYQINQVFLGGPTATTGAFETPGVATSDGRRIDLPQLHQLHSLYLDKQGRLYISGTDAVCGRGQNFAFCNSQNGRGVVYISKKPLP, encoded by the coding sequence ATGAAAACACTACTTTTCTGTGGCCTCCTTTTGGGCATCCTCTCTTGCGAAAAGCCCGAATCGGATACGGTGTCGCCTGAATACAACGATTGGTACACCGTTAAATCACCCATCGACCGCGAGATTCAGGGCGTATGGGGTGACTACAACAAGACACTGTTGATTACCACGGTAGACCGTCTGTTCCGGTCCACTGACCAGGGAAAAAACTGGCAACAGGTTTATCGGCAATCGCTCGGTATGTTTGGTGTTGTGGAACATCAGGACACACTGTTTACCCTGAATGGCTTACTCAATAGTCGCTATTTGATTAATGCTGATAACTTCAGTATTGACGATGGCAAGACTTGGCAGCAATACACAAGACGAAATCCTATTTTTGAGCCATCGAGCGCAACGAGTACCTTCGCTATTAACCCGGTCACGGCTTCTACGGGTATCTCGTACCAGATCAATCAAGTCTTTTTAGGTGGTCCAACGGCCACAACGGGTGCGTTTGAGACGCCTGGTGTGGCTACATCTGATGGTCGACGAATCGATCTGCCCCAACTCCATCAACTGCATAGTTTGTATCTCGACAAGCAGGGGCGACTCTATATTTCCGGTACTGATGCGGTTTGTGGGCGGGGCCAAAACTTCGCCTTCTGCAATAGCCAGAACGGACGGGGCGTTGTTTACATCTCCAAGAAGCCCTTACCTTAA
- a CDS encoding SDR family oxidoreductase, translating into MNDHPISRRQVIGGISSGLAATVVAAPVFATSSPGEAPNTVAPAALVDPTTKYPKPPFKAQPQPWPGLASKMDPRPDHGETSYKGSGRLQGRKALITGGDSGMGRAAAIAYAREGADVAINYLPAEEPDAKEVIDLIKKEGRKAIAIPGDIRDEAFCKRLVDEAVKGLGGLDILVSNAARQQSRESILDVSSEDFDATMKTNIYAPFWIIKAALPHLPAGSAIIGTTSEQAYDPSPNLYDYAQTKAATMNYVKSLAKQLGPKGIRVNGVAPGPIWTPLQPSGGATQEKLKTFGGNTPLGRPGQPAELASIYVQLAANDGSYATGQVYGAAGGGGQP; encoded by the coding sequence ATGAATGATCATCCCATAAGCAGACGCCAGGTGATTGGCGGAATTAGCAGCGGTTTGGCCGCTACCGTCGTAGCCGCTCCGGTATTTGCCACTTCTTCGCCGGGAGAAGCCCCCAATACGGTTGCTCCGGCCGCCCTGGTCGATCCAACGACTAAATATCCAAAGCCTCCGTTTAAAGCCCAGCCACAACCATGGCCGGGGCTAGCCAGCAAAATGGACCCTCGCCCCGATCATGGGGAAACCAGTTACAAAGGATCAGGGCGTTTGCAGGGCCGCAAAGCGCTGATTACCGGTGGAGATTCAGGCATGGGCCGTGCTGCGGCTATTGCCTATGCCCGTGAAGGTGCAGATGTAGCTATCAATTACCTACCCGCCGAAGAACCTGATGCCAAGGAGGTAATCGATTTGATCAAGAAGGAAGGCCGAAAAGCAATCGCTATACCAGGTGATATTCGGGATGAAGCCTTTTGCAAACGATTGGTCGACGAGGCCGTGAAAGGGCTGGGCGGTCTGGATATTCTGGTTAGTAATGCGGCCCGGCAACAGAGCCGCGAATCCATCCTGGATGTCTCGTCGGAGGATTTCGATGCAACGATGAAGACCAATATTTATGCTCCCTTCTGGATCATCAAAGCCGCATTGCCTCACTTACCGGCTGGCTCAGCCATTATTGGCACAACCTCCGAGCAGGCTTATGATCCCTCGCCAAATTTGTACGACTATGCCCAAACGAAAGCGGCCACGATGAACTATGTCAAATCGCTGGCCAAACAGCTTGGCCCAAAAGGGATTCGGGTCAATGGCGTTGCGCCGGGGCCCATCTGGACACCCTTACAACCGAGTGGTGGAGCTACGCAGGAAAAACTAAAAACCTTTGGTGGGAATACGCCACTGGGCCGTCCCGGACAACCAGCTGAACTGGCTTCCATCTACGTTCAACTGGCAGCTAACGACGGCAGTTATGCTACAGGTCAGGTGTATGGAGCAGCAGGCGGTGGTGGTCAGCCATAG